Proteins from a single region of Thunnus albacares chromosome 14, fThuAlb1.1, whole genome shotgun sequence:
- the si:ch211-198a12.6 gene encoding zinc finger protein 883, whose protein sequence is MAESETECDTPGLDTLGSECVIAHSHVDLHYGAETEIMTEEKRGLELEIHGSDLKIQGLGTELGAVACVDAIVAETDHDYIKVEPGEMHCFTGAEIKTSGNEALLGEVLLKTESEHVVKVESDHGGELTVESENGVIIHEAHGLQCNECGEIFGSIADLHQHFEIHKDLNPYICVHCGESFAVEASLKQHMKIHMKEKPYVPPGVEIMGKDVIDAFSLKSHQMIHLPDKPHRCSECGKSFAAAITLREHMKMHSEDKPYKCTQCRKSFVRRRHLKKHQEVHAREKPYTCGQCGKGFATTSNLKQHQKTHAAVVLGDKPHRCTQCGKCFAAAATLREHQRIHSGEKPYKCNMCRKSFVRKRHLKKHQQVHAGGKPYTCRHCNKGFNHSSSLSRHHKIHLQNPVFSPPQPVKTLSFGTPPKQRVHQQGDKPYMCHHCEKGFNHSSSLSRHQRVHSEGKSYTCPHCGKRFNHSSSLARHQRVHMENKQQQQQQPQTPQPQQQQYSPIPIPIPITPVKGFPNNAFPKQRILSPEKPYRCTQCGKGFNHSSSLSRHHRIHVGQ, encoded by the coding sequence ATGGCCGAGTCAGAGACTGAATGTGACACACCCGGCCTTGACACACTTGGGTCGGAGTGTGTCATAGCCCACAGCCATGTCGACCTTCACTATGGAGCAGAAACTGAGATCATGACAGAAGAAAAACGTGGATTAGAGCTTGAGATCCATGGCTCAGACTTAAAGATCCAGGGACTGGGGACAGAACTCGGAGCTGTAGCCTGTGTGGATGCAATTGTGGCTGAGACAGACCATGATTACATTAAAGTGGAACCCGGTGAGATGCACTGTTTCACAGGAGCAGAGATCAAGACGTCGGGAAATGAAGCTCTGCTGGGAGAGGTGCTGCTTAAGACCGAAAGCGAGCATGTGGTGAAAGTGGAGTCTGACCATGGCGGGGAGTTGACTGTGGAGTCTGAGAATGGTGTCATCATACATGAAGCCCATGGCCTGCAGTGCAACGAGTGTGGGGAGATCTTTGGCAGCATAGCTGATCTTCACCAACACTTTGAGATCCATAAGGACCTCAACCCTTACATCTGTGTCCACTGTGGTGAGAGCTTTGCTGTTGAGGCTAGCCTCAAGCAGCACATGAAGATTCATATGAAAGAAAAGCCCTATGTTCCTCCAGGAGTTGAGATCATGGGCAAAGATGTTATTGATGCCTTCAGCCTCAAGTCTCATCAGATGATCCATTTGCCAGACAAACCCCACAGATGCTCAGAGTGTGGTAAGAGCTTTGCAGCTGCAATCACCCTCAGAGAACACATGAAGATGCATTCAGAGGACAAGCCCTATAAGTGCACCCAGTGTAGGAAGAGCTTTGTCCGCAGAAGGCATCTGAAAAAGCACCAGGAGGTCCATGCACGTGAGAAGCCATATACCTGCGGCCAGTGTGGCAAAGGCTTTGCTACAACTTCCAACCTGAAGCAGCATCAGAAGACCCATGCTGCAGTTGTGCTCGGAGACAAACCTCACCGGTGCACACAGTGTGGAaagtgttttgctgctgcagccaCTCTGAGGGAGCACCAGAGGATCCACTCGGGTGAGAAGCCCTACAAATGTAACATGTGCAGGAAGAGTTTTGTCCGCAAACGCCATCTGAAGAAGCACCAGCAAGTCCATGCCGGAGGAAAGCCCTACACCTGCAGACATTGCAACAAGGGCTTCAATcactcctcttctctctctcgcCACCACAAGATCCACCTGCAGAACCCagtgttttctcctcctcagcCCGTGAAAACCTTGTCCTTCGGCACTCCCCCAAAGCAGAGGGTACACCAGCAGGGAGACAAGCCCTATATGTGCCACCACTGTGAAAAGGGCTTCAATCATTCCTCTTCCCTGTCCCGACACCAAAGAGTCCACTCAGAGGGAAAGAGCTACACCTGCCCCCACTGTGGTAAAAGATTCAATCACTCCTCGTCCCTTGCAAGGCATCAGAGAGTTCACATGGAGaataaacagcaacaacaacagcagccgCAAACACCACagccacaacagcagcagtacAGTCCCATCCCCATTCCCATCCCCATCACTCCAGTGAAGGGATTCCCTAACAATGCCTTCCCCAAACAGCGCATCCTGTCTCCGGAAAAACCATACAGGTGCACCCAGTGTGGAAAAGGCTTTAACCATTCATCTTCCCTCTCTAGACATCATAGGATCCATGTAGGTCAGTGA
- the ftr14l gene encoding tripartite motif-containing protein 16: protein MSHPSTLDLDRYTNLEKSRRSTSRSQSRTQAKNGDVLCDFCTSRKQKAEKSCLVCLSSYCETHLQSHYDYPALMKHKLVKATGQMREKICAQHDKLLEAFCRTDQTSVCVLCMMDEHKHHDIVPAGTERTEKQKQLGTTLHKSQYRIDQRVKKWQDLRQAVESVKHSAQTVLEENERIFTELLLSLERKYNEVKEMIRTHEKTTVTRGEILLDRLEEEITLLRRRHANLEKLSHTDDHIHFLQSWQSLSGPSGYEDLNNVSVAPYYSFDATKRAIAALKLQVEEVSKTEISKISAAVKEVYITQEVEKQTRRESILREEPRTTEEPKTREDFMKYASQLILDVNSVHPNLHLSEGNRTVTMKNDPKSYPDHPERFDHWQQVLCRESVTETRCYWEVNWRGTEIDVAVTYRGIRRKGNGNECSLGWNDKSWSLYCSESKFSFVHNNKSKDIPAPRSSRIGVYLDHAAGTLAFYSVSDGMHLLHRVHTTFTEPLYPAFSVWGYGTSIRL from the exons ATGTCCCACCCCAGCACTCTGGATTTAGACAGGTACACCAACTTGGAGAAATCTCGTCGCTCCACCAGTCGTAGCCAGTCCAGGACCCAGGCCAAGAACGGAGATGTCCTGTGTGACTTCTGCACATCAAGGAAGCAGAAGGCTGAGAAGTCATGCTTGGTGTGCCTGTCATCTTACTGCGAGACACACCTCCAGTCTCACTATGACTACCCAGCCCTGATGAAGCACAAACTGGTCAAAGCAACTGGTCAGATGAGAGAGAAGATCTGTGCACAGCATGACAAGCTGCTGGAGGCTTTTTGTCGCACTGATcagacatcagtgtgtgttCTGTGCATGATGGACGAACATAAACACCATGACATCGTTCCAGCTGGGACCGAGAGGACTGAGAAACAA AAACAGCTTGGTACCACACTGCACAAATCTCAGTACAGGATTGACCAGAGAGTTAAAAAGTGGCAGGATCTCCGACAAGCTGTGGAATCAGTTAAA CACTCAGCTCAAACGGTCCTGGAGGAGAACGAGAGGATCTTCACTGAGCTTCTGCTTTCCTTAGAGAGGAAGTACAATGAAGTTAAGGAGATGATACGCACACACGAGAAGACCACAGTGACACGGGGCGAGATACTGCTTGACCGCTTGGAGGAAGAGATCACTCTGCTGAGGAGGAGACACGCCAACCTGGAGAAGCTCTCACACACTGATGATCACATACATTTCCTCCAG AGCTGGCAGTCTCTATCAGGCCCCTCAGGATATGAAGACCTCAACAACGTCAGTGTCGCTCCCTATTACTCCTTTGATGCTACCAAGAGAGCCATTGCTGCACTGAAATTACAAGTGGAGGAAGTCAGCAAGACAGAAATCAGCAAAATCTCAGCAGCAG TAAAGGAAGTCTACATCACACAAGAGGTTGAGAAACAGACAAGGAGAGAATCAATTTTGAGAGAAGAGCCAAGGACAACAGAAGAGCCAAAGACAAGAGAAGATTTCATGAAAT ACGCCTCCCAGCTGATTCTGGATGTCAACAGCGTCCACCCCAACCTCCACCTTTCTGAGGGTAATCGAACAGTTACGATGAAGAATGATCCAAAGAGTTACCCTGATCACCCAGAAAGatttgaccactggcagcag GTGTTGTGCAGGGAGAGCGTGACTGAGACtcgttgttactgggaggtgaaCTGGAGGGGAACAGAGATAGACGTGGCCGTTACCTACAGGGGCATCCGTCGTAAAGGAAACGGCAATGAGTGCAGCCTGGGTTGGAATGACAAATCCTGGAGCCTCTACTGCTCGGAGTCCAAATTTTCTTTTGtgcacaacaacaaaagcaaagacATACCAGCTCCAAGGTCATCTCGTATCGGCGTGTACCTGGATCATGCAGCAGGGACACTTGCATTTTACAGCGTTTCTGATGGCATGCATCTTCTGCACAGAGTCCACACCACGTTTACAGAGCCTCTCTACCCTGCATTCAGTGTGTGGGGGTATGGCACTAGTATAAGACTGTAG